One window of the Pyxicephalus adspersus chromosome 5, UCB_Pads_2.0, whole genome shotgun sequence genome contains the following:
- the KCTD1 gene encoding BTB/POZ domain-containing protein KCTD1 isoform X2, giving the protein MRSMEHSGDTRPNMSRPLITRSPASPLNNQGIPTPAQLTKSNAPVHIDVGGHMYTSSLATLTKYPDSRIGRLFDGTEPIVLDSLKQHYFIDRDGQMFRYILNFLRTSKLLISDDFKDYTLLYEEAKYFQLQPMLLELERWKQDKEAGRFSRPCECLVVRVAPDLGERITLSGEKSLIEEVFPEIGDVMCNSVNAGWNHDSTHVIRFPLNGYCHLNSVQVLERLQQRGFEIVGSCGGGVDSSQFSEYVLRRELKRTSRAPSVIRIKQEPLD; this is encoded by the exons GACACTCGACCCAACATGTCAAGACCTCTGATCACCAGGTCACCTGCTTCTCCTCTGAACAATCAAGGCATTCCTACCCCAGCTCAGCTCACTAAATCCAATGCGCCAGTTCATATTGATGTTGGCGGGCACATGTACACAAGCAGTTTGGCAACACTAACAAAATACCCAGATTCCAG AATCGGCAGACTATTCGATGGAACAGAGCCCATTGTTTTGGACAGTTTAAAGCAGCATTACTTTATTGATAGAGATGGACAAATGTTTCGTTATATACTGAACTTTTTACGGACATCAAAACTTCTCATCTCTGATGATTTTAAA GATTACACTCTTCTGTATGAAGAAGCAAAGTACTTCCAACTTCAGCCAATGCTGTTGGAGTTAGAGCGATGGAAGCAGGACAAAGAGGCAGGCCGTTTCTCCAGGCCTTGCGAGTGTCTGGTTGTCAGGGTGGCTCCAGATCTCGGAGAAAGGATTACACTGAGTGGAGAAAAATCTCTAATAGAAGAAGTTTTTCCTGAAATTGGTGACGTGATGTGTAATTCTGTAAATGCGGGCTGGAACCATGACTCCACACATGTTATTAGATTCCCACTTAATGGATATTGCCACCTCAACTCTGTTCAG gtGCTGGAAAGGTTGCAGCAGCGAGGATTTGAGATTGTGGGTTCATGTGGAGGAGGAGTTGATTCTTCTCAGTTTAGTGAATATGTACTGAGACGAGAACTGAAAAGGACATCACGTGCACCCTCTGTCATTCGAATAAAGCAGGAGCCCTTAGACTGA
- the KCTD1 gene encoding BTB/POZ domain-containing protein KCTD1 isoform X4 has product MSRPLITRSPASPLNNQGIPTPAQLTKSNAPVHIDVGGHMYTSSLATLTKYPDSRIGRLFDGTEPIVLDSLKQHYFIDRDGQMFRYILNFLRTSKLLISDDFKDYTLLYEEAKYFQLQPMLLELERWKQDKEAGRFSRPCECLVVRVAPDLGERITLSGEKSLIEEVFPEIGDVMCNSVNAGWNHDSTHVIRFPLNGYCHLNSVQVLERLQQRGFEIVGSCGGGVDSSQFSEYVLRRELKRTSRAPSVIRIKQEPLD; this is encoded by the exons ATGTCAAGACCTCTGATCACCAGGTCACCTGCTTCTCCTCTGAACAATCAAGGCATTCCTACCCCAGCTCAGCTCACTAAATCCAATGCGCCAGTTCATATTGATGTTGGCGGGCACATGTACACAAGCAGTTTGGCAACACTAACAAAATACCCAGATTCCAG AATCGGCAGACTATTCGATGGAACAGAGCCCATTGTTTTGGACAGTTTAAAGCAGCATTACTTTATTGATAGAGATGGACAAATGTTTCGTTATATACTGAACTTTTTACGGACATCAAAACTTCTCATCTCTGATGATTTTAAA GATTACACTCTTCTGTATGAAGAAGCAAAGTACTTCCAACTTCAGCCAATGCTGTTGGAGTTAGAGCGATGGAAGCAGGACAAAGAGGCAGGCCGTTTCTCCAGGCCTTGCGAGTGTCTGGTTGTCAGGGTGGCTCCAGATCTCGGAGAAAGGATTACACTGAGTGGAGAAAAATCTCTAATAGAAGAAGTTTTTCCTGAAATTGGTGACGTGATGTGTAATTCTGTAAATGCGGGCTGGAACCATGACTCCACACATGTTATTAGATTCCCACTTAATGGATATTGCCACCTCAACTCTGTTCAG gtGCTGGAAAGGTTGCAGCAGCGAGGATTTGAGATTGTGGGTTCATGTGGAGGAGGAGTTGATTCTTCTCAGTTTAGTGAATATGTACTGAGACGAGAACTGAAAAGGACATCACGTGCACCCTCTGTCATTCGAATAAAGCAGGAGCCCTTAGACTGA
- the KCTD1 gene encoding BTB/POZ domain-containing protein KCTD1 isoform X3: MFQDTRPNMSRPLITRSPASPLNNQGIPTPAQLTKSNAPVHIDVGGHMYTSSLATLTKYPDSRIGRLFDGTEPIVLDSLKQHYFIDRDGQMFRYILNFLRTSKLLISDDFKDYTLLYEEAKYFQLQPMLLELERWKQDKEAGRFSRPCECLVVRVAPDLGERITLSGEKSLIEEVFPEIGDVMCNSVNAGWNHDSTHVIRFPLNGYCHLNSVQVLERLQQRGFEIVGSCGGGVDSSQFSEYVLRRELKRTSRAPSVIRIKQEPLD, encoded by the exons GACACTCGACCCAACATGTCAAGACCTCTGATCACCAGGTCACCTGCTTCTCCTCTGAACAATCAAGGCATTCCTACCCCAGCTCAGCTCACTAAATCCAATGCGCCAGTTCATATTGATGTTGGCGGGCACATGTACACAAGCAGTTTGGCAACACTAACAAAATACCCAGATTCCAG AATCGGCAGACTATTCGATGGAACAGAGCCCATTGTTTTGGACAGTTTAAAGCAGCATTACTTTATTGATAGAGATGGACAAATGTTTCGTTATATACTGAACTTTTTACGGACATCAAAACTTCTCATCTCTGATGATTTTAAA GATTACACTCTTCTGTATGAAGAAGCAAAGTACTTCCAACTTCAGCCAATGCTGTTGGAGTTAGAGCGATGGAAGCAGGACAAAGAGGCAGGCCGTTTCTCCAGGCCTTGCGAGTGTCTGGTTGTCAGGGTGGCTCCAGATCTCGGAGAAAGGATTACACTGAGTGGAGAAAAATCTCTAATAGAAGAAGTTTTTCCTGAAATTGGTGACGTGATGTGTAATTCTGTAAATGCGGGCTGGAACCATGACTCCACACATGTTATTAGATTCCCACTTAATGGATATTGCCACCTCAACTCTGTTCAG gtGCTGGAAAGGTTGCAGCAGCGAGGATTTGAGATTGTGGGTTCATGTGGAGGAGGAGTTGATTCTTCTCAGTTTAGTGAATATGTACTGAGACGAGAACTGAAAAGGACATCACGTGCACCCTCTGTCATTCGAATAAAGCAGGAGCCCTTAGACTGA